A portion of the Pararge aegeria chromosome 10, ilParAegt1.1, whole genome shotgun sequence genome contains these proteins:
- the LOC120626659 gene encoding chaoptin isoform X6, with protein MSLMAIVKFGYTIVVVSFLLMIWASLARALELHVDTGHPPCLFQALCTCSKPAGDLGIVTCKYVPILRVPAAVNSSKVFTLQLTGNKIRDLEPQFFQATGLYRLAINKNPLESIHEEAFYGLDNTLWELELKQDKLTSVPSRALRYLQKLRLLDLTGNEITDITGDNWLGLENTLQTLILADNSIASLPLDAFSGLPMLETLDLHGNHLSVIDSGVFRDGMSRLSKLLLGDNQLTLIPYEELSPLRQLRVLDLSNNLIKQIPPAHDLNGVKLSLDLLKLDENNIRIILPGSFKHFNVLNTTSLDGNPIYSIREDAFRNAKIKSLSLRDCGISELSPASFAGLESSLQSLDLSENNLTMISKSMLNKLDSLRFLNLRENKVDTNLLATNNPPDQFQSPAFNNFQFKLFFLDISGSSSLEMSLQDVRRNESDIEFCRYQSKMRSLRYLAVSKLIRRSITAEDFLEFGVELEDLKIIGSTINRIEASAFQHVRSIKTLDLSENNIEYIDPYAFAELHSLTGLKMANGLADSVKILPFEPLKALIELQNLDMSNNKLKNVPDTSFHFLYKLKTLNLQDNFIEHFSKGTLQTDIHRELESVCLSMNQMQRIDQHTFVNLRELQEILIEDNLIETVHRRSFTSLDNLKIIRLRGNIITEISEEAFQNLPALKELDISFNQLETFKFSIFDQVGSATALKVNVSYNRIISLTDSNAPNFYSSNFYPLPKAQRLVSEDASPQRIERGLVSEDASPLRIERGISTVSVNIRVMDLSHNNISYIAPYYFRHADLTLSELYLSHNLIRNITREVFGSMLMLQYLDLSHNQIYHMEYDCFKKVRNLQIIDLSHNHLIDMPVEVFHDMHGLTSVDLSDNNIKNIVDNLIISPALERLDLSDNDLSRIPTNCLSPAAAINLVELDLSGNNIPAVAIADLVQRFRSLAWMDLSDNHLVRVESGSFAALPRLRWLDLGMNTPFLNGERGGSIFKGLERRLSHLGLRNVSLTNVPSMPLPKLKSLDLSYNNLPSVPTDITANLTRLRTLDLSYNDLTTVPVATHSLSDLRWLSLSGNPIPALMNTSMYGVSPRLEYLDVTHLRLNILEHGVFSKMYGLRTLKISVNGNIRDFNIPRILTHNYALENLYIQVDNNQIDLGKEMTGSLPSKLNNITITGRALKFLSQNVLSGVMSQTMTLTIYNTSIEEIEGEVFWKPGRIENLTLDLRDNFITRAPNPAKNEWPGVPNSLFLKDIFVAGNPLNCDCRIGWIQAWDRKRRQYLCDSPSECIATRDDVRFAKCPSHYNRTFSDVIAKDLDCSWSKGFWNSPNFFVVIIVAALTCLYI; from the exons AGTTTGATGGCGATAGTCAAGTTCGGATACACCATAGTGGTGGTATCCTTCCTGTTAATGATATGGGCCTCTTTAGCGAGAGCGTTGGAA TTGCATGTCGACACGGGGCATCCGCCATGTTTGTTCCAAGCATTGTGCACATGTTCGAAGCCGGCTGGTGACCTTGGCATTGTGACTTGCAAGTACGTGCCCATACTCCGAGTACCAGCTGCAGTTAACAGCTCGAAGGTGTTCACGTTACAACTTACTGGGAACAAAATAAGGGATCTGGAACCTCAGTTCTTTCAGGCTACTG GTTTGTACAGGCTAGCAATAAACAAGAACCCGTTGGAGAGTATCCATGAAGAAGCGTTTTATGGCCTCGATAATACGCTATGGGAATTAGAACTGAAACAAGACAAACTGACGTCGGTGCCGAGCCGTGCGTTACGATATCTTCAGAAGCTACGGCTGCTTGATTTAACtg GTAACGAAATAACAGATATAACTGGAGACAACTGGCTAGGTTTGGAAAACACTCTGCAGACACTCATTCTAGCCGACAATTCCATAGCCAGTTTGCCCCTGGACGCGTTCTCTGGATTGCCGATGCTCGAAACATTGGATTTACATGGGAACCATTTATCTGTGATCGACAGCGGGGTCTTTAGAGATGGTATGAGCAGACTTAGCAAG CTTCTCCTTGGAGACAATCAGCTCACGTTGATTCCTTACGAGGAGCTGTCCCCGCTGCGACAGTTACGTGTTCTAGATCTTTCAAATAATCTTATTAAGCAGATACCTCCAGCACACGATTTGAACGGTGTCAAACTATCATTGGATCTTTTAAA ATTGGATGAAAACAATATAAGGATTATACTACCAGGTTCGTTCAAGCATTTTAATGTGTTGAACACCACGAGTCTTGATGGGAATCCAATATACTCAATACGA GAGGACGCTTTCCGCAATGCAAAGATTAAATCGTTGTCACTCCGTGACTGCGGAATCTCGGAGTTGTCTCCAGCATCCTTCGCTGGTCTCGAGAGTAGCCTTCAGAGCCTCGACCTGTCTGAGAATAACTTGACAATGATTTCAAAATCCATGCTGAACAAATTGGACTCGTTGCGATTCTTGAACCTGAGAGAGAATAAG GTGGACACAAACTTACTTGCAACGAACAACCCGCCAGACCAGTTTCAATCACCagcatttaataattttcaattcaaGCTATTTTTTTTGGACATAAGTGGTTCATCTTCTTTGGAAATGAGTTTACAAGATGTGAGAAG AAACGAGTCTGACATTGAATTTTGCCGCTATCAAAGCAA GATGCGCTCGCTTCGATACTTAGCAGTTAGTAAGTTAATACGACGGAGTATAACTGCAGAAGATTTTCTTGAATTTGGTGTAGAGTTAGAAGATCTCAAAATTATTGGAAGCACGATTAATAGAATCGAAGCTAGTGCATTTCAACACGTTCGTTCTATAAAAACGTTAGACCTCTCAGAAAACAATATCGAGTACATTGATCCATACGCTTTTGCTGAG CTACATAGCTTAACTGGGTTGAAAATGGCGAATGGTTTGGCAgattctgtaaaaatattaccgTTTGAACCATTAAAGGCTCTTATTGAGTTACAAAATCTAGACATGAGCAATAACAAACTGAAAAATGTACCTGATACGTCCTTCCACttcttgtataaattaaaaacgcttaaTTTGCAAGATAACTTTATTGAACATTTTTCAAAAGGAACCTTACAG ACTGATATTCATCGAGAGTTAGAAAGTGTATGCTTATCGATGAATCAAATGCAAAGGATTGACCAACATACTTTCGTAAACTTAAGAGAGCTTCAGGAAATTTTGATAGAGGACAATTTAATAGAAACAGTTCACAGAAGGTCATTCACAAGTTTAGATAACTTGAAAATCATCAGGTTGAGAGGAAACATCATAACTGAAATAAGTGAAGAAGCTTTCCAGAATTTACCAGCTTTGAAAGA GTTGGATATATCATTTAATCAATTAGAAACGTTCAAATTCTCAATATTTGACCAAGTGGGATCTGCTACAGCATTAAAAGTCAATGTTTCGTACAACAGAATAATTTCATTAACAGATTCGAATGCTCCAAACTTCTATTCATCGAACTTCTATCCTTTACCAAAAGCGCAGA GATTAGTATCTGAGGATGCCAGTCCTCAACGTATAGAAAGAG GATTAGTATCTGAGGATGCCAGTCCTCTACGTATAGAAAGAG GTATCAGTACTGTGTCTGTTAATATCAGAGTAATGGATTTATCACATAACAACATTTCTTATATTGCACCTTATTACTTcag ACATGCAGATTTAACCTTATCAGAACTCTATCTATCCCATAATCTGATAAGAAATATAACAAGGGAAGTATTCGGTTCTATGCTTATGTTGCAATATTTGGATTTGTCACATAATCAAATATACCATATGGAGTATGATTGTTTCAAGAAAGTGAGAAATTTACAG ATTATAGATTTATCGCATAATCATTTAATTGATATGCCGGTAGAAGTATTCCACGATATGCACGGACTGACTTCAGTTGATCTTTCCGACAATAATATCAAAAACATAGTTGATAATCTTATTATTTCCCCGGCATTAGAaag GTTAGATCTTTCTGATAACGATCTGTCAAGAATACCGACAAATTGTCTATCTCCTGCAGCGGCCATCAATTTGGTTGAACTGGACCTGAGCGGAAACAACATACCGGCAGTGGCTATCGCAGATCTGGTCCAAAGATTCCGA TCTCTGGCCTGGATGGACCTTTCTGACAACCATTTGGTGCGAGTTGAAAGTGGTTCATTTGCGGCATTGCCTAGACTCCGTTGGTTGGATTTGGGCATGAACACGCCTTTCCTCAACGGTGAACGCGGTGGCAGTATTTTCAAAGGACTGGAAAGAAGATTATCTCATTTGGGCCTCAGAAACGTCAGCTTGActaat GTTCCATCAATGCCATTACCAAAACTGAAAAGTTTGGATTTATCATACAACAATCTCCCATCGGTGCCAACAGACATAACGGCAAATTTGACCCGCCTACGTACCCTGGACCTTTCATACAATGACTTGACAACAGTACCTGTG GCCACACACTCCTTAAGTGATCTTCGTTGGCTGTCTTTGTCTGGTAATCCTATCCCAGCTCTGATGAACACAAGTATGTATGGAGTATCCCCGCGCCTTGAATATCTTGATGTAACACATTTACGTCTGAATATTCTGgag CATGGCGTGTTCAGCAAAATGTACGGCCTAAGGACTTTAAAGATTTCTGTTAATGGAAATATCAGGGACTTCAACATCCCAAGAATCCTTACTCATAACTATGCTTTGGAAAATCTTTACATACAAGTAGATAATAATCAGATCGATCTTGGCAAAGAAATGACTGGTTCATTGCCTTCGAAGCTAAACAATATCACTATAACTGGAAGAGCTTTGAAGTTCCTGTCACAGAATGTTTTAAGT GGTGTGATGTCCCAAACCATGACATTAACAATCTACAATACCAGCATCGAGGAAATTGAAGGCGAAGTATTTTGGAAGCCAGGTCGCATAGAGAACTTGACTCTGGACCTAAGAGACAATTTCATCACCAGAGCTCCTAACCCTGCGAAGAACGAATGGCCCGGTGTTCCCAATTCATTGTTCCTCAAAGATATATTCGTTGCAGGGAATCCACTTAATTGTGACTGCCGTATTGG GTGGATTCAGGCATGGGATCGTAAGAGAAGGCAATATCTATGTGACAGTCCGTCAGAGTGTATAGCAACGAGGGACGATGTGCGGTTTGCAAAATGCCCGTCGCACTATAACAGGACTTTTAGCGAT GTTATTGCAAAAGATCTGGATTGCAGTTGGAGCAAAGGATTTTGGAACTCACCTAATTTCTTCGTTGTCATAATAGTGGCAGCTCTAACGTGCCTCTATATTTGA
- the LOC120626659 gene encoding chaoptin isoform X1 produces the protein MSLMAIVKFGYTIVVVSFLLMIWASLARALELHVDTGHPPCLFQALCTCSKPAGDLGIVTCKYVPILRVPAAVNSSKVFTLQLTGNKIRDLEPQFFQATGLYRLAINKNPLESIHEEAFYGLDNTLWELELKQDKLTSVPSRALRYLQKLRLLDLTGNEITDITGDNWLGLENTLQTLILADNSIASLPLDAFSGLPMLETLDLHGNHLSVIDSGVFRDGMSRLSKLLLGDNQLTLIPYEELSPLRQLRVLDLSNNLIKQIPPAHDLNGVKLSLDLLKLDENNIRIILPGSFKHFNVLNTTSLDGNPIYSIREDAFRNAKIKSLSLRDCGISELSPASFAGLESSLQSLDLSENNLTMISKSMLNKLDSLRFLNLRENKVDTNLLATNNPPDQFQSPAFNNFQFKLFFLDISGSSSLEMSLQDVRRNESDIEFCRYQSKMRSLRYLAVSKLIRRSITAEDFLEFGVELEDLKIIGSTINRIEASAFQHVRSIKTLDLSENNIEYIDPYAFAELHSLTGLKMANGLADSVKILPFEPLKALIELQNLDMSNNKLKNVPDTSFHFLYKLKTLNLQDNFIEHFSKGTLQTDIHRELESVCLSMNQMQRIDQHTFVNLRELQEILIEDNLIETVHRRSFTSLDNLKIIRLRGNIITEISEEAFQNLPALKELDISFNQLETFKFSIFDQVGSATALKVNVSYNRIISLTDSNAPNFYSSNFYPLPKAQRLVSEDASPQRIERGLVSEDASPLRIERGISTVSVNIRVMDLSHNNISYIAPYYFRHADLTLSELYLSHNLIRNITREVFGSMLMLQYLDLSHNQIYHMEYDCFKKVRNLQIIDLSHNHLIDMPVEVFHDMHGLTSVDLSDNNIKNIVDNLIISPALERLDLSDNDLSRIPTNCLSPAAAINLVELDLSGNNIPAVAIADLVQRFRHEPGDYWPEEPDYSDEYMYHTARRDHTRVFHQKKQYPQNILFKSLAWMDLSDNHLVRVESGSFAALPRLRWLDLGMNTPFLNGERGGSIFKGLERRLSHLGLRNVSLTNVPSMPLPKLKSLDLSYNNLPSVPTDITANLTRLRTLDLSYNDLTTVPVATHSLSDLRWLSLSGNPIPALMNTSMYGVSPRLEYLDVTHLRLNILEHGVFSKMYGLRTLKISVNGNIRDFNIPRILTHNYALENLYIQVDNNQIDLGKEMTGSLPSKLNNITITGRALKFLSQNVLSGVMSQTMTLTIYNTSIEEIEGEVFWKPGRIENLTLDLRDNFITRAPNPAKNEWPGVPNSLFLKDIFVAGNPLNCDCRIGWIQAWDRKRRQYLCDSPSECIATRDDVRFAKCPSHYNRTFSDVIAKDLDCSWSKGFWNSPNFFVVIIVAALTCLYI, from the exons AGTTTGATGGCGATAGTCAAGTTCGGATACACCATAGTGGTGGTATCCTTCCTGTTAATGATATGGGCCTCTTTAGCGAGAGCGTTGGAA TTGCATGTCGACACGGGGCATCCGCCATGTTTGTTCCAAGCATTGTGCACATGTTCGAAGCCGGCTGGTGACCTTGGCATTGTGACTTGCAAGTACGTGCCCATACTCCGAGTACCAGCTGCAGTTAACAGCTCGAAGGTGTTCACGTTACAACTTACTGGGAACAAAATAAGGGATCTGGAACCTCAGTTCTTTCAGGCTACTG GTTTGTACAGGCTAGCAATAAACAAGAACCCGTTGGAGAGTATCCATGAAGAAGCGTTTTATGGCCTCGATAATACGCTATGGGAATTAGAACTGAAACAAGACAAACTGACGTCGGTGCCGAGCCGTGCGTTACGATATCTTCAGAAGCTACGGCTGCTTGATTTAACtg GTAACGAAATAACAGATATAACTGGAGACAACTGGCTAGGTTTGGAAAACACTCTGCAGACACTCATTCTAGCCGACAATTCCATAGCCAGTTTGCCCCTGGACGCGTTCTCTGGATTGCCGATGCTCGAAACATTGGATTTACATGGGAACCATTTATCTGTGATCGACAGCGGGGTCTTTAGAGATGGTATGAGCAGACTTAGCAAG CTTCTCCTTGGAGACAATCAGCTCACGTTGATTCCTTACGAGGAGCTGTCCCCGCTGCGACAGTTACGTGTTCTAGATCTTTCAAATAATCTTATTAAGCAGATACCTCCAGCACACGATTTGAACGGTGTCAAACTATCATTGGATCTTTTAAA ATTGGATGAAAACAATATAAGGATTATACTACCAGGTTCGTTCAAGCATTTTAATGTGTTGAACACCACGAGTCTTGATGGGAATCCAATATACTCAATACGA GAGGACGCTTTCCGCAATGCAAAGATTAAATCGTTGTCACTCCGTGACTGCGGAATCTCGGAGTTGTCTCCAGCATCCTTCGCTGGTCTCGAGAGTAGCCTTCAGAGCCTCGACCTGTCTGAGAATAACTTGACAATGATTTCAAAATCCATGCTGAACAAATTGGACTCGTTGCGATTCTTGAACCTGAGAGAGAATAAG GTGGACACAAACTTACTTGCAACGAACAACCCGCCAGACCAGTTTCAATCACCagcatttaataattttcaattcaaGCTATTTTTTTTGGACATAAGTGGTTCATCTTCTTTGGAAATGAGTTTACAAGATGTGAGAAG AAACGAGTCTGACATTGAATTTTGCCGCTATCAAAGCAA GATGCGCTCGCTTCGATACTTAGCAGTTAGTAAGTTAATACGACGGAGTATAACTGCAGAAGATTTTCTTGAATTTGGTGTAGAGTTAGAAGATCTCAAAATTATTGGAAGCACGATTAATAGAATCGAAGCTAGTGCATTTCAACACGTTCGTTCTATAAAAACGTTAGACCTCTCAGAAAACAATATCGAGTACATTGATCCATACGCTTTTGCTGAG CTACATAGCTTAACTGGGTTGAAAATGGCGAATGGTTTGGCAgattctgtaaaaatattaccgTTTGAACCATTAAAGGCTCTTATTGAGTTACAAAATCTAGACATGAGCAATAACAAACTGAAAAATGTACCTGATACGTCCTTCCACttcttgtataaattaaaaacgcttaaTTTGCAAGATAACTTTATTGAACATTTTTCAAAAGGAACCTTACAG ACTGATATTCATCGAGAGTTAGAAAGTGTATGCTTATCGATGAATCAAATGCAAAGGATTGACCAACATACTTTCGTAAACTTAAGAGAGCTTCAGGAAATTTTGATAGAGGACAATTTAATAGAAACAGTTCACAGAAGGTCATTCACAAGTTTAGATAACTTGAAAATCATCAGGTTGAGAGGAAACATCATAACTGAAATAAGTGAAGAAGCTTTCCAGAATTTACCAGCTTTGAAAGA GTTGGATATATCATTTAATCAATTAGAAACGTTCAAATTCTCAATATTTGACCAAGTGGGATCTGCTACAGCATTAAAAGTCAATGTTTCGTACAACAGAATAATTTCATTAACAGATTCGAATGCTCCAAACTTCTATTCATCGAACTTCTATCCTTTACCAAAAGCGCAGA GATTAGTATCTGAGGATGCCAGTCCTCAACGTATAGAAAGAG GATTAGTATCTGAGGATGCCAGTCCTCTACGTATAGAAAGAG GTATCAGTACTGTGTCTGTTAATATCAGAGTAATGGATTTATCACATAACAACATTTCTTATATTGCACCTTATTACTTcag ACATGCAGATTTAACCTTATCAGAACTCTATCTATCCCATAATCTGATAAGAAATATAACAAGGGAAGTATTCGGTTCTATGCTTATGTTGCAATATTTGGATTTGTCACATAATCAAATATACCATATGGAGTATGATTGTTTCAAGAAAGTGAGAAATTTACAG ATTATAGATTTATCGCATAATCATTTAATTGATATGCCGGTAGAAGTATTCCACGATATGCACGGACTGACTTCAGTTGATCTTTCCGACAATAATATCAAAAACATAGTTGATAATCTTATTATTTCCCCGGCATTAGAaag GTTAGATCTTTCTGATAACGATCTGTCAAGAATACCGACAAATTGTCTATCTCCTGCAGCGGCCATCAATTTGGTTGAACTGGACCTGAGCGGAAACAACATACCGGCAGTGGCTATCGCAGATCTGGTCCAAAGATTCCGA CACGAACCGGGCGACTACTGGCCGGAGGAGCCCGACTACAGCGATGAATACATGTACCACACCGCTAGGCGAGATCACACCAGAGTGTTCCATCAAAAAAAGCAATACCCGCAGAATATTTTGTTTAAG TCTCTGGCCTGGATGGACCTTTCTGACAACCATTTGGTGCGAGTTGAAAGTGGTTCATTTGCGGCATTGCCTAGACTCCGTTGGTTGGATTTGGGCATGAACACGCCTTTCCTCAACGGTGAACGCGGTGGCAGTATTTTCAAAGGACTGGAAAGAAGATTATCTCATTTGGGCCTCAGAAACGTCAGCTTGActaat GTTCCATCAATGCCATTACCAAAACTGAAAAGTTTGGATTTATCATACAACAATCTCCCATCGGTGCCAACAGACATAACGGCAAATTTGACCCGCCTACGTACCCTGGACCTTTCATACAATGACTTGACAACAGTACCTGTG GCCACACACTCCTTAAGTGATCTTCGTTGGCTGTCTTTGTCTGGTAATCCTATCCCAGCTCTGATGAACACAAGTATGTATGGAGTATCCCCGCGCCTTGAATATCTTGATGTAACACATTTACGTCTGAATATTCTGgag CATGGCGTGTTCAGCAAAATGTACGGCCTAAGGACTTTAAAGATTTCTGTTAATGGAAATATCAGGGACTTCAACATCCCAAGAATCCTTACTCATAACTATGCTTTGGAAAATCTTTACATACAAGTAGATAATAATCAGATCGATCTTGGCAAAGAAATGACTGGTTCATTGCCTTCGAAGCTAAACAATATCACTATAACTGGAAGAGCTTTGAAGTTCCTGTCACAGAATGTTTTAAGT GGTGTGATGTCCCAAACCATGACATTAACAATCTACAATACCAGCATCGAGGAAATTGAAGGCGAAGTATTTTGGAAGCCAGGTCGCATAGAGAACTTGACTCTGGACCTAAGAGACAATTTCATCACCAGAGCTCCTAACCCTGCGAAGAACGAATGGCCCGGTGTTCCCAATTCATTGTTCCTCAAAGATATATTCGTTGCAGGGAATCCACTTAATTGTGACTGCCGTATTGG GTGGATTCAGGCATGGGATCGTAAGAGAAGGCAATATCTATGTGACAGTCCGTCAGAGTGTATAGCAACGAGGGACGATGTGCGGTTTGCAAAATGCCCGTCGCACTATAACAGGACTTTTAGCGAT GTTATTGCAAAAGATCTGGATTGCAGTTGGAGCAAAGGATTTTGGAACTCACCTAATTTCTTCGTTGTCATAATAGTGGCAGCTCTAACGTGCCTCTATATTTGA